A genomic stretch from Ignavibacteriota bacterium includes:
- a CDS encoding T9SS type A sorting domain-containing protein: MKHLLTRGILAGILAFAFTCPLRAQYIDFSFNGCELAFQNTLQTSATFSFALKGFVFKEDLLYDDQYAYPQTATLSNFLDAAGYNAPYRAGQGSAGGDITTYEGTVGAGEFTVTVNNTWSFILNLIDANFGAGNTYRVLFVWDGSYLTAFVASPNATDPMRCEQSITIQPNDYVHLRDLIRGATGGGTAFTTYKRDRGSLATRLFELGGGDLPRYGIDNARLDVNCRMTADVYVSSTNDKTLDIEGFADNLYSSELTTTWYFDDGTGLDVYGRIHAGTLVDNSRINFTSSSASPTPGLWDGVVIQSNLASDGDHFYVTYARTALAIIDNHTTSTFTTCTFSQNLYHGVLVSNSYPRFFGVTASNSNSDGVKVQGPEAAPWFKNGSIVGNGGNGVSIDDNAYAYLGQLLVTSNDLHGVAVFSNSWPYIDSCQIFSNGESGIYSYDNGYKWTTVRHSRIGTNNWWGLHNVSNGYLRAYYAPPGMTDPEDLAVQPDSLGLNCVHDNVIENLFGDQNSIFEMARVYEAPDQGGTMVAHFQGRDNSIVYANPGQYQGTMDGGSEAWVIQDWWNNNYAFNLPNGSAYTFPRLSANPVSGCGEELGPSGIGGSVAAGTASPYDSRAWWQRAGDPPSMKQYLQTQLATLGAGDLDYGLFMLGRRVDSLQMDVFCRTLLGATKDADKRAAALAHLGKSLMSQRRYADAVAVYDEIAALSPAKVNSRHTSAQGMAALMESYAGDKTAGLARLDTALAVFPADRQLLAAWHLLGGGARVGTPKRAATDGLPAGYMLDESYPNPFSESTMIRFTLPETAALRITVYDALGHALAVPVDDVYEAGPHGVEWNAAGLAPGMYFITMRVGAHETTRTVILAR; the protein is encoded by the coding sequence ATGAAACACCTTCTCACACGAGGAATCCTCGCGGGGATTCTCGCATTTGCGTTCACCTGCCCGCTACGCGCGCAGTACATCGATTTCTCGTTCAACGGCTGCGAACTCGCATTCCAAAACACTCTTCAAACATCCGCGACATTTTCCTTCGCACTGAAAGGATTCGTATTCAAGGAGGACCTCCTCTACGACGACCAGTATGCATATCCGCAAACCGCGACTCTCAGTAATTTCCTCGACGCTGCCGGATACAACGCCCCCTACCGCGCGGGTCAGGGAAGTGCGGGAGGCGATATCACGACCTATGAAGGAACGGTCGGCGCTGGTGAGTTCACCGTTACCGTCAATAATACATGGTCATTCATCCTCAACCTCATCGATGCAAATTTCGGAGCAGGCAATACATACCGTGTGCTCTTTGTGTGGGATGGAAGCTACCTCACGGCGTTTGTCGCGTCACCGAACGCGACGGATCCGATGCGTTGCGAGCAATCCATCACCATCCAGCCCAACGACTACGTGCATCTGCGCGACCTCATACGCGGCGCCACAGGCGGCGGCACAGCGTTCACGACATACAAACGCGACCGGGGTTCACTCGCCACACGGCTCTTCGAACTCGGAGGGGGCGACCTCCCGCGCTACGGCATCGACAATGCCCGGCTCGACGTCAACTGCCGCATGACAGCCGACGTGTACGTGTCCTCCACGAACGACAAAACCCTCGACATCGAGGGCTTCGCCGACAATCTCTACAGCAGCGAACTCACCACAACCTGGTACTTCGACGATGGAACCGGTCTCGACGTATATGGCCGTATTCACGCGGGGACGCTGGTCGACAACTCGCGGATTAACTTCACGTCGAGTTCCGCCTCGCCGACGCCCGGCCTCTGGGACGGTGTTGTCATACAGTCCAATCTTGCCTCCGACGGCGACCATTTCTATGTCACATACGCGCGCACCGCGCTTGCGATCATCGACAATCATACAACCTCGACCTTCACGACCTGTACATTCTCGCAGAATCTGTACCACGGGGTCCTCGTCTCCAACAGCTATCCGCGCTTCTTCGGCGTGACGGCGTCGAATTCCAACTCCGACGGTGTGAAAGTGCAGGGACCTGAAGCCGCGCCGTGGTTCAAGAATGGTTCCATTGTGGGTAACGGCGGAAATGGCGTGAGCATCGACGACAACGCCTATGCCTACCTAGGACAGCTCCTCGTCACCTCGAACGATCTTCATGGCGTGGCCGTGTTCTCGAACTCGTGGCCGTATATCGACAGTTGTCAGATCTTTTCGAACGGAGAGAGCGGCATCTACTCGTATGACAACGGGTATAAGTGGACCACTGTGCGGCATTCGCGCATCGGAACCAACAACTGGTGGGGTCTGCACAACGTCTCAAACGGATACCTCCGGGCCTATTACGCGCCGCCGGGCATGACCGATCCCGAAGACCTCGCCGTGCAGCCCGATTCGCTCGGTCTCAACTGCGTGCACGACAATGTGATCGAGAATCTGTTCGGTGATCAAAACAGCATTTTCGAGATGGCCCGTGTCTACGAGGCGCCTGATCAGGGCGGCACGATGGTGGCGCATTTTCAGGGGAGAGACAATTCGATCGTCTATGCCAACCCTGGGCAGTACCAGGGGACGATGGACGGCGGCTCCGAGGCCTGGGTGATACAGGACTGGTGGAACAACAACTACGCGTTTAATCTTCCGAACGGGAGCGCCTACACGTTCCCGCGTCTGAGTGCGAATCCGGTGTCCGGCTGCGGCGAGGAACTCGGACCTTCAGGTATAGGCGGAAGCGTGGCAGCCGGAACTGCATCGCCGTATGACAGCCGTGCATGGTGGCAGCGGGCGGGCGATCCCCCGTCGATGAAACAGTACCTGCAGACGCAACTTGCCACGCTTGGCGCGGGCGACTTGGATTACGGCCTGTTCATGCTCGGCCGCCGGGTGGACTCGCTGCAGATGGATGTGTTCTGCCGCACGCTGCTCGGCGCAACGAAGGATGCGGACAAGCGCGCAGCGGCGCTCGCACACCTGGGCAAGAGTCTCATGTCGCAGCGGCGCTACGCCGACGCGGTGGCGGTGTACGACGAGATCGCGGCGCTGTCGCCCGCGAAGGTCAACTCGCGCCACACATCGGCACAGGGCATGGCAGCGCTCATGGAATCCTACGCGGGCGACAAGACGGCCGGACTCGCGCGGCTCGATACGGCCCTCGCCGTATTCCCCGCCGATCGGCAGCTTCTGGCGGCCTGGCACCTGCTCGGCGGAGGCGCTCGGGTCGGTACACCAAAGCGCGCCGCCACGGACGGCCTGCCGGCAGGGTATATGCTGGACGAGTCGTACCCGAATCCCTTCAGTGAGAGCACCATGATTCGATTCACCCTGCCAGAGACAGCGGCGCTACGGATCACGGTGTATGACGCACTCGGGCATGCGCTGGCCGTTCCTGTCGACGACGTATACGAAGCCGGTCCCCATGGTGTTGAATGGAACGCCGCAGGACTGGCTCCGGGTATGTATTTTATCACGATGCGTGTGGGCGCCCATGAAACGACGCGCACCGTCATCCTGGCGCGGTAA
- the frr gene encoding ribosome recycling factor, whose translation MIQDIVKDATHRMDKSVEALRNELHKIRTGKATTALLDGVKVDAYGSHMPLNQVANVSVLDAHTLAVQPWDRGTIQAIEKAILTADLGLNPANDGTLIRVPIPALNEERRKEFVKLVRRFGEEAKVALRNVRRDANEHLKKAEKDDHVSEDERKKAEKQVQDLTDKHIGIIDQLLKAKETEIMEV comes from the coding sequence ATGATTCAGGACATCGTTAAGGACGCCACGCACCGCATGGACAAATCGGTGGAAGCCCTGCGGAATGAACTGCACAAGATCCGCACGGGAAAAGCGACAACCGCCCTGCTCGACGGGGTGAAAGTCGATGCGTACGGATCACACATGCCGCTCAATCAGGTTGCCAACGTGTCGGTGCTCGACGCGCATACACTCGCCGTGCAGCCGTGGGATCGGGGAACGATCCAGGCGATCGAAAAGGCGATTCTCACCGCCGATCTCGGCTTGAATCCCGCCAACGACGGCACCCTCATCCGTGTGCCCATCCCCGCGCTCAACGAGGAGCGCCGCAAGGAATTCGTGAAACTCGTGCGCCGCTTCGGCGAAGAGGCCAAGGTCGCGCTGCGTAATGTGCGCCGCGATGCCAACGAACATTTGAAGAAGGCCGAAAAGGACGATCACGTCTCCGAGGACGAACGCAAAAAGGCGGAAAAACAGGTGCAGGATCTCACCGATAAACACATCGGCATCATCGACCAGCTCCTGAAAGCCAAAGAAACCGAGATCATGGAGGTGTGA
- a CDS encoding IgGFc-binding protein, with product MNRCRVSFIASLLVLAPVIVAAQVVSSPSPIVSMTVGKVTALLDTSSGRFGVTHADGRTVLWRHPYNLTSHLSVSIDGRVWANYRWAILGRDVNVTNLGKGTAERLQDRLRYTWLLATRTGQYAVIEDLIPVSAPPWNEVRVRVRVENRTGAAAAVGVAVQMDVNAAGNDNAPLLLGTASCTAETLLADHAVPTRWSVAGGIFAPDTAVGRLAGEGVTPPDLFLAGQWRSHGALGMAAYGYRGLPGRPIDDAAVYLEWYAAAVPPAGARETGTALGFRAADPPPVPTSFGKRFIVRAEDVHGGEHRADCLLLVSAENTEVHLRYIDDRHINFAPRDTTITLLAGIPDTVCLTEYIWRPPDPMYWPDSLHCYQSMTIHLDGTRPFGAAKVDEQTDATLIWPAETAATEYILPGGLRTGECFVITMDSAAEIRVLPREFDLIRGLFDRNVLRETYTRGIRSSFRLPPRSWTHLHVPDTTWWRNTPRYAFDPRTSPRDYNGTVITADAPIQVIQHFAGGIPYDTTRYWDGGNLFTRHWGGVGFDGVPDERRLGTEYVFVPYEKRVALRYEDMLRIVAWHDSTRVFLGDSARQRLLHRGDRFDTLLAVPMVVTASKPVMAYQFAAFWDYTCPWDSAATAGVVALHPTELWGREYYGFADLITLPNHSTNHYVIAAHHRVRVYARAGESDTITLNGTPIPPALFRRIGNYAWYDMEMPQGPAVVRSPKPCLMLVYGWQRADFPFSGLIIQGVAYIPPFR from the coding sequence ATGAATCGATGCAGGGTTTCGTTCATTGCCAGTCTCCTCGTCCTCGCGCCGGTGATTGTGGCGGCCCAGGTCGTGTCGTCGCCCTCACCCATCGTGTCGATGACGGTGGGGAAGGTCACGGCGCTGCTCGATACAAGTTCCGGCCGCTTCGGCGTTACCCACGCCGACGGGCGCACCGTTCTCTGGCGACACCCGTACAACCTGACCTCACATCTGAGTGTGTCCATCGACGGACGGGTGTGGGCGAATTACCGCTGGGCGATCCTGGGCCGCGATGTGAATGTGACAAATCTGGGCAAGGGGACAGCCGAACGGCTGCAGGACCGCCTGCGCTACACCTGGCTGCTGGCAACACGCACAGGCCAGTATGCGGTGATCGAGGATTTGATTCCCGTGTCGGCGCCGCCGTGGAACGAGGTGCGCGTACGCGTGCGGGTGGAGAACCGGACCGGCGCGGCCGCGGCGGTGGGCGTGGCCGTGCAGATGGACGTAAACGCGGCGGGAAACGACAACGCGCCGCTGCTGCTCGGGACCGCGTCCTGCACGGCCGAAACGCTGCTCGCGGATCATGCCGTGCCCACGCGCTGGAGCGTGGCGGGCGGGATATTTGCGCCCGACACAGCGGTGGGGCGCCTTGCAGGCGAGGGTGTGACACCGCCCGACCTGTTCCTGGCCGGCCAGTGGCGCTCGCATGGTGCGCTGGGCATGGCGGCGTACGGGTACAGGGGTTTGCCCGGACGCCCGATAGACGACGCGGCGGTGTACCTCGAATGGTATGCGGCGGCAGTGCCCCCGGCCGGCGCGAGAGAGACCGGCACGGCACTCGGCTTCCGCGCCGCCGATCCACCACCCGTGCCGACCTCGTTCGGGAAGAGGTTTATTGTAAGGGCGGAGGACGTTCATGGAGGCGAGCATCGAGCCGATTGCCTGCTGCTTGTGTCAGCCGAGAACACCGAAGTACACCTGCGGTACATTGACGATAGACACATCAATTTCGCACCGCGTGATACAACCATCACACTCTTGGCAGGCATTCCCGATACCGTCTGTCTCACTGAGTACATCTGGCGTCCACCTGACCCAATGTATTGGCCGGATTCACTGCATTGTTATCAGAGTATGACGATTCATCTTGACGGCACACGGCCATTCGGGGCCGCGAAAGTGGATGAACAGACCGACGCTACCCTTATTTGGCCGGCGGAAACCGCGGCAACGGAGTATATACTTCCGGGTGGTTTGAGAACTGGCGAATGTTTTGTAATAACCATGGACAGCGCGGCGGAGATACGGGTGCTTCCCCGGGAGTTCGACCTGATACGTGGTCTCTTCGATCGCAACGTCCTCCGCGAGACATACACTCGCGGTATCCGGAGTTCATTCCGGCTTCCACCGCGATCCTGGACGCATCTGCATGTACCGGACACCACCTGGTGGAGAAACACACCGAGATATGCCTTCGATCCACGTACCTCCCCACGGGATTACAATGGAACCGTCATCACGGCCGATGCTCCCATTCAGGTGATACAACATTTCGCAGGAGGCATCCCCTACGACACGACACGCTACTGGGATGGGGGGAACCTGTTCACGAGACACTGGGGGGGAGTGGGCTTCGACGGGGTTCCCGACGAACGTCGCCTCGGTACGGAATACGTTTTTGTCCCCTACGAGAAACGTGTGGCGCTGCGCTACGAGGACATGCTGCGCATTGTCGCATGGCACGATTCCACGCGTGTGTTCCTGGGCGATTCGGCACGGCAGCGCCTGCTGCACCGCGGAGACCGTTTCGACACACTCCTCGCCGTGCCTATGGTTGTGACGGCGAGCAAACCCGTCATGGCCTATCAGTTCGCGGCCTTCTGGGACTACACTTGTCCCTGGGATTCCGCCGCCACGGCGGGTGTGGTAGCGCTGCACCCGACGGAGTTGTGGGGGCGCGAGTACTACGGTTTCGCCGATTTGATTACCCTCCCGAATCACTCTACGAACCATTACGTGATCGCGGCGCATCACCGGGTGCGCGTTTATGCGCGCGCGGGCGAATCAGACACCATCACGTTGAACGGCACTCCCATTCCGCCAGCACTTTTCCGCCGCATCGGAAATTACGCCTGGTACGATATGGAAATGCCACAGGGACCGGCAGTCGTTCGATCGCCCAAACCCTGCCTGATGCTCGTCTATGGCTGGCAACGGGCGGATTTTCCATTTTCTGGTTTAATAATACAGGGTGTGGCATACATCCCTCCGTTCAGATGA
- a CDS encoding heme-binding domain-containing protein, with amino-acid sequence MKISIRRFTKIFFGLFAVVLLGIQLVPYGRDHSNPAVTGEPPWNSPETRALFTRACADCHSNETVWPWHSHIAPASWLVQDDVERGRAKMNLSQWGSGEQEADEAASEVRSGEMPLKKYTLMHPSASLTDAEKEKLAQGLEATFGPAKPETAAGHGDEDRE; translated from the coding sequence ATGAAAATCTCCATCCGCCGTTTCACCAAAATCTTCTTCGGACTTTTTGCCGTTGTTCTGCTCGGCATACAGCTTGTGCCCTACGGCCGCGATCACAGCAATCCCGCCGTGACAGGTGAGCCGCCGTGGAATTCGCCCGAGACGCGCGCCCTCTTCACACGCGCCTGCGCCGATTGCCACAGCAACGAGACCGTGTGGCCCTGGCATTCACACATCGCCCCGGCGTCGTGGCTTGTGCAGGACGATGTCGAGAGAGGCCGCGCAAAGATGAATCTCTCGCAGTGGGGCAGCGGCGAGCAGGAGGCCGACGAAGCCGCCTCTGAAGTACGCAGCGGTGAAATGCCCCTGAAAAAATATACGTTGATGCATCCGTCGGCATCACTCACCGACGCCGAGAAGGAGAAGCTCGCGCAGGGACTCGAGGCGACCTTTGGTCCCGCCAAACCCGAGACAGCCGCCGGGCACGGAGACGAGGACCGCGAATAG
- a CDS encoding UMP kinase: protein MDLRYKRILLKLSGESLMGERAYGIDPAALEQYALEILPLVELGAQVGIVLGGGNIYRGVAAVAQGLHKASGDQMGMLATMINSLALQNMLEAKGVVTRLTSAIEMNQIAEPYIRRRVIRHLEKNRVVIMGAGTGHPNFTTDTAAALRAVEIEADVIIKGTRVDGVYDADPEKNPSAQRFDTIDYIDVIKRELRVMDLTAITLCRENNLPLVVCDINSPNALSRIARGEHVGTLVTSLAASKSPDRS from the coding sequence ATGGATCTTCGCTACAAGCGTATCCTTCTCAAGCTGAGCGGCGAATCGCTGATGGGCGAGCGCGCATACGGCATCGATCCCGCGGCGCTCGAACAGTACGCGCTCGAAATTCTTCCGCTCGTCGAGCTGGGCGCCCAGGTGGGCATCGTGCTGGGCGGAGGCAACATTTACCGCGGCGTGGCCGCGGTTGCGCAGGGCCTGCACAAGGCCTCGGGCGATCAGATGGGCATGCTTGCGACGATGATAAACTCGCTCGCGCTGCAGAACATGCTCGAGGCGAAGGGTGTTGTCACACGCCTTACCAGTGCGATCGAGATGAACCAGATCGCCGAACCGTACATCCGCCGCCGTGTCATCCGTCACCTCGAGAAGAACCGCGTGGTGATCATGGGCGCCGGCACGGGACACCCGAACTTTACGACCGACACCGCCGCCGCGCTGCGCGCGGTGGAAATCGAGGCCGATGTCATCATCAAGGGCACACGCGTCGACGGCGTGTACGATGCGGATCCCGAGAAGAATCCCTCGGCGCAGCGTTTCGACACGATCGATTATATCGACGTGATCAAACGTGAATTGCGCGTGATGGATCTCACCGCCATCACCCTGTGCCGCGAGAACAATCTCCCGCTCGTCGTCTGCGACATCAACTCGCCCAATGCGCTGAGCCGCATCGCGCGCGGCGAACATGTCGGGACACTTGTTACATCGCTGGCCGCATCGAAATCCCCAGACCGTTCATAA
- a CDS encoding PQQ-binding-like beta-propeller repeat protein has translation MKKRIIYPVFLAALAVMTMVMQAQVLQRKYWIPYSPVRCIAVTDSLVFLGGDFVRIGPYTGNLVAMDPVTAERMPGLPEVNGIVRAIVPDGARGYFIGGNFTRVGVLEARHLVHVHADGTPDRAWLPEPDGEVMSLDRVGDVLIVGGSFRTIGGLDRENLAAVDTRSGMALGAFPSADATVRSVHIAHGTVYVGGDFTTLGALQRSHLAALDAGTGAVRAWDPGVDSAVYCLRSIDSVLYVGGKFVSIGGTARARLAALDLATGTPLPWRADANAPVHALALRGDALYAGGEFTNIGNAARQHIASLHTATGDTLPWRTGLNSTVQTLEVSGAVLYAGGKFTRAGDSLRMYLADFSYVDGSLGAWAPQANWPAFALLTEESRIVAGGQLSSVNSVERVHIAALDKRTGAPTPWNPRADNVVTGLLLAGDTLFVSGDFAWIDGAARARLAAFDAIRCSLLPWRIVGFAPGSDVSRFSKATAGSSVSSLAVHGNRVFLGGVNKEYSVFDRESGRKLDYWQPNPGRNGASTLLSVGDTLFVGGDFLSIGGQPRFNLAAFDARNGSLLSWNARLSMITGSDAVYGLAARNGILYAGGRFGFVYGRDLAAITISTGETMPWAPVTLSGSGNSASIFSLAAAGNTVYAGGNFMQMGGVDIACLAAIDANTGWAKPWNPKANGYVQAITVDGITVYAGGVFSRCMDEYRSYFAAVDDSTQTLGDDRPAPGRATALTIEAPYPNPGLEYVVLRVHTSRRQEVSVHVTDLLGRTILTIADQKVSGIGTHPIRIPVSGLRSGAYICTVTDGEGASIGTTFQVLR, from the coding sequence ATGAAAAAAAGGATAATCTACCCCGTTTTTCTGGCAGCACTCGCCGTTATGACGATGGTCATGCAGGCCCAGGTTCTGCAGCGGAAGTACTGGATACCATACAGTCCGGTCCGCTGCATCGCGGTTACGGATTCGCTCGTTTTCCTTGGCGGCGATTTCGTCCGCATCGGACCATACACGGGAAATCTTGTCGCGATGGACCCGGTCACGGCGGAACGTATGCCTGGTTTGCCGGAAGTCAACGGCATCGTGCGTGCCATCGTACCCGACGGCGCGCGGGGGTATTTTATCGGCGGCAATTTTACACGCGTCGGGGTACTTGAGGCACGGCACCTGGTGCATGTGCACGCCGATGGCACACCTGATCGCGCATGGTTGCCCGAACCCGACGGGGAGGTGATGTCGCTTGATCGCGTCGGCGATGTATTAATCGTCGGTGGATCGTTCCGGACCATCGGCGGTTTGGACAGAGAGAATCTCGCGGCGGTGGACACACGTTCGGGTATGGCGTTGGGCGCATTTCCCTCGGCGGATGCAACCGTGCGGTCCGTACATATCGCGCACGGCACCGTGTACGTTGGAGGTGATTTCACGACACTGGGCGCGCTGCAGCGCTCTCATCTCGCCGCGCTGGATGCAGGCACGGGAGCAGTCCGGGCCTGGGATCCCGGAGTTGATTCGGCAGTGTACTGCCTGCGATCCATCGACAGCGTCCTGTACGTCGGAGGGAAATTCGTCTCGATCGGAGGAACGGCGCGGGCACGCCTCGCGGCACTCGATCTCGCGACGGGCACTCCCTTGCCCTGGCGGGCGGATGCGAATGCGCCGGTGCACGCTCTGGCGTTACGGGGAGATGCCCTGTACGCCGGTGGCGAGTTCACCAACATCGGAAACGCCGCGCGTCAGCACATCGCGTCGCTTCACACAGCGACAGGCGATACGCTTCCGTGGCGTACAGGATTGAACAGCACCGTGCAGACACTCGAAGTGAGTGGCGCGGTTCTGTACGCAGGCGGGAAATTCACAAGGGCAGGTGATTCCTTGCGCATGTACCTTGCCGACTTTTCCTATGTCGACGGTTCGCTCGGCGCGTGGGCGCCGCAGGCGAATTGGCCCGCCTTCGCGCTTCTGACCGAAGAGAGCAGAATAGTCGCCGGCGGACAATTATCCAGCGTGAACAGCGTGGAACGTGTACACATTGCCGCGTTGGACAAAAGGACGGGTGCCCCGACGCCGTGGAATCCGAGAGCGGATAATGTGGTGACGGGTCTGCTGCTTGCGGGTGATACACTGTTCGTGAGCGGCGACTTCGCATGGATAGACGGGGCGGCGCGCGCACGCCTGGCGGCTTTCGATGCCATACGCTGCTCATTGCTCCCGTGGCGCATTGTCGGATTCGCGCCGGGATCGGATGTCTCCCGGTTTTCCAAGGCGACCGCGGGCTCGAGCGTTTCATCGCTCGCGGTACACGGTAACAGGGTGTTTCTCGGAGGCGTCAATAAGGAGTATTCCGTCTTTGATCGCGAGAGTGGCCGCAAACTCGACTACTGGCAACCCAATCCGGGAAGGAACGGCGCATCAACACTGCTCTCCGTCGGCGACACACTTTTTGTCGGCGGTGACTTCCTCTCCATCGGAGGGCAGCCGCGTTTCAATCTCGCCGCGTTCGACGCGCGCAATGGGTCCTTGCTTTCCTGGAATGCCCGTTTATCGATGATAACCGGTTCGGATGCGGTGTACGGACTCGCCGCGAGGAATGGCATATTGTACGCGGGTGGCAGGTTCGGCTTTGTGTACGGACGCGACCTCGCGGCGATCACAATATCAACAGGCGAAACGATGCCGTGGGCTCCGGTGACTCTGTCAGGATCGGGGAACTCGGCTTCGATATTCTCACTCGCCGCGGCCGGGAACACCGTGTACGCAGGCGGCAACTTCATGCAGATGGGAGGCGTCGATATCGCGTGTCTCGCCGCGATCGATGCGAACACGGGATGGGCAAAACCCTGGAATCCGAAAGCCAACGGCTACGTGCAGGCGATTACCGTCGACGGTATCACCGTGTACGCCGGCGGAGTCTTCTCGCGATGTATGGACGAATACCGATCCTACTTCGCCGCGGTAGACGATTCCACTCAGACACTGGGTGATGATCGACCCGCACCCGGACGCGCAACGGCGCTCACGATAGAGGCCCCGTATCCGAATCCTGGACTGGAGTATGTTGTGCTGCGTGTGCATACGTCACGGCGGCAGGAAGTCTCCGTCCATGTCACTGATCTGCTCGGAAGAACAATTCTGACGATCGCCGATCAGAAAGTATCCGGTATCGGCACACACCCGATTCGAATCCCGGTGAGTGGGCTCCGATCAGGCGCCTACATCTGCACCGTCACGGACGGCGAAGGGGCATCCATCGGAACGACATTCCAGGTGCTGCGCTAG